In Acidisarcina polymorpha, the DNA window GAACTTGCGAGCCGCCCGGCGCCGCTTCCAGCGGTAATACTCATTGCGAAGACTAAAGATTCGTTCGCTGGTCGCGAAGCTGATGCTTCGGCTGCTTGACCGCCGGGCATAAAAGAACCCCAGGAGTCCGCCGCTCAGGTAAACCACCAGGGGCAGGATGCTTCCCCCACCAAATAATCCGGCAATCGCGACCAACGCGTAAATGATGACCAGGTACTTCGCCTTAATACCGATCGGTAGCGGGAAGAGGAAGAACTGTTGTTCTCCGAACAAGACCGCGAACGCGGCCAGCATGCCAAAGATGCCAGCCTGGGCGCCAGCAGCCATATCGATCGGCACCAGCCTTGGAATGTGCGCAAAGCTTAGAAGCGTCGCCAGCAGCGCTCCACCCACCACCGCTACAAAGTAGATCTCCGTCACCCAGCGGCTCCCTTTGGCCTCCTCCAGGTAGGAGCCGATGAACCACAGCGAGAGCAGGTTGAACAACACTTCAAGGATTCCATGGTGAATGAAGCTATAAGTAACCAGCTGCCAAACCTGCCCATGGACCACATCGCTGGGGGTCAGAGACAGCAGGACAGAGAGGAATCCGGCTGCTGAACGATTCACCGCTCCCAGCAGCAGCAGCACAAAGAAGACGGCCAGGTTGGCCAGCACCAGACGCTTGATAAAGCCGCGGAAGGGGGGGAAGGCGAGCGTATTGGAGCCGATGCGTGCCATAAATATCGTCTCCTATTGTCTCAGGTTTTTCTCGCCGCACCTCTCATCCGCCGCACCTCTGATCCATAGCCAGACAAATCGCTGCGGCGTCGGCCGCTATCTTTCCGGCACTGGGGTCACTGCGATGCTCCTGTGCCCGGCTGGGTCGAGAGCACGGACGCCAAAGATCACGTTGTCCTTGGAGACGGGCAAAGTCACTGCAAGGATTCCGGCCGATTGCGGGGCGACTTCCAGGCTTCGCTGCCATAGGGGAGCGGAGGTCTCTCGCCAAACCACCTCGTAGGCCGTGTTTGCTGGAGCGCCCAGGCCTGCAGCCCAGTGGAGCGTCGTATTGTTGTCTAGATTCTTCGTGACGATCGTGACATTTTGAGGAGGAGCCGGTGCGGAGGCTAGTGTCGCCAGCGTTGCCGCGTTCAGCCGCGCCACATTCGCGACATAGGAATAATCGACAAACTTGAGCAGATCGCCGTATTCGACACCCTTTTCAGTACGGACGTCCTGGTGCTGGTGGTTATAGTCCTCCCGCCACTCGGTGAAGCGGACGGCCGCAAAACCCTCCTGATTGAAGGAAGTATGATCGCCGCCACGAAGATAACGGTCCCGACGGAAGATCAGTACCGGATGGAAGGCTTGGAGGGCCGATGCGCCGCTTTGTGCGCGACTGCCATCCTTCGATGGCGTTGCGAAGTAACTGCGACTTACTTCAACTACACTTCTTGCCAGCTCCCGGGAAGGCGAGTCACTCTCCGCCCCCAGGCCCATGATCCGCTTGATCTCCGCTGGTGTCGCCGTTGCTGGAATACCTTCGGAAAAGACCCGTACCGCCGACTTGTCCTGCAAGGTCTCACCGGGAGTCGTGTTTCCTCCGACGATATCGTTGTTGAGCACGCCCTCCAGCTGCCACCCCTCGCTTTTAGCAAACTCCGCCAGGTGCAGGCTGCCGTTAAGCCCCTGCTCCTCCCCAGCCACGGCCACGAAGACCAGGGTGGCCGGGAGCTTCAAACCCTTCGCTCGCATGTTTGCCAATACGCGCGCACACTCGAGGCTCACGGCGACGCCGCTAGCGTCATCGTTCGCCCCCGGCGCCTCGGCCTCGGTCTCCATCGGACCAGTGTTCCGCGAATCATAATGCCCCGTCACTAACACCATCCGTGCGGCCTGGGACGGATCACTTCCCCGCAAGATCGCGTAGACGTTGGTGATGGTTGTCGGCTTGGGAATTCGCCCTTGTGGTGGTGGCTCCGGTTGCTGCGTGAAGCTGTCCCGCTTCACTTCCAGGCAGCCTCCGCAAGCGACGGAATAACGTTGAAACTCCGCGGCGATCCAATCCGCAGCGGCGGTAACACCTTGCCCGGAAGCCAAATTCGTATCCATGCTCGACAAAGTGTTCCGGTTGTGAAAACTCACCAGCTTTTCAATCGATTGCCTTATCTGAGTTGGCGAGATCTCCTTCAAAGCCTGTCGAATCGCCGGATCGCCGGGAGCGGCCACAATCGGTTGACCGCTGGCATCCATATTGCCGGAGTTGTCTTCAGAGAAAACAGGCAATGTGCAGTTCGCCCAGCACGTTAAGATTAATAGGAAAACTCTGCAGTAAAAGCGTCCGAAACTTGAACGATTTCTCATCCTTGGTTTTAGAGATAACGAGCATCCGGACATCCGCAAACTCCTCGATTGAGCAACTTAATCGAATAGCAAAGGTCTCAACGTGTGTGCTTGACGCGAGCGAGCCCTATTCCCTTGAACACTGTAGGTTATTGGGAAGGAAACATGCATCGTCTCGGCTGCGTCATCATCAGTGTAATACCCGCGGCGTCCGAGCTTTCCTATGGATTGCTTTGTGAGTTGCGCATTCCGCGGTGATGAACTGTATGGAATCTTCGGATGGCCATAACCATGAAAGTCAGTCAGAATACTCCAAGGATTGGAGAGGTCTAATGGCAATTTGCTCTGAATGTGACAGCGTTCTCGACTTCGACGTCGAAGAGGTCGACGAAGGCGACGTGATTGTCTGTGACGAATGCGGTGCAGAGTATGAGGTCGTCGGCACCGACCCGCTCGAGTTGAGTAAAGTCGACAACGAAGGCTATGAAAGCGATGATGCCGTGGTCGTCGATGAGGAAGAGGAATGAGCATCGCCCATCACCGAAAAAGTAATCGCTCTTATTGCTTCGGACTACTCACTTTTTTCTTTTTCACACTCACAGTTGCTTGCCTGTCAACTCCTGCCCAGGCGCAGGCCAGCCAAAAGGTGGTTCAGGGTAAGGTTGTCGGATCGAATGATGAGGTTCAACCGGGGGCGATCGTCTATCTGAAAAACAGCAAGACCAACGATATCAAGAGCTTCATCTCAACCCAGGACGGCAGCTACCGTTTCGGTCAGCTTTCCCCCGATGTTGACTACGAAGTGTGGGCTGAGTACCAGGGAAAAAAGAGCTCCACCAAGACTGTGAGCTCCTTTGACTCGAAGAAACTGTTGATCTACTCGCTTAAGCTTGGGGGGTGAAGTACCCTGCACCCAGTCAGCAGCTTGTTAACGCAAAATGAAAACGCCACCTTCGCGGTGGCGTTTTCATTTCTTATGCTCGGTTACAAGTTCTAGCCACGCTTCCAGTTCATCAAGTCACCCAGAGTCGTAGTCGAACTAGAGACCGGAGCCTTGTAAGACTCCACCTCAGCCCGGCTGGCCTCTTCGCCAACTGCGCGGATGCTCAAACCGACCTTCTTCTCATCCTGATTCATCTTGATGATCTTGAAGTCGTGCTCTTGGCCGGCCTCGAGCTTGATTGAGTTGCCGTTGCCATCGGCGGCCTCGGAGACATGGCAAAGTCCTTCAACCCCTTCAGCGATCTCGACAAAAGCGCCGAACTGCGCCGTCCGAAGTACTTTGCCCTTGACGACATCGCCTACGCGATGCTGCGCAAAGAAAGTCTCCCAGACGTCCGGCTGGAGTTGCTTGATACCCAGCGAAAGCCGACGATTTTCCGGCTCGACGCCCAGCACCACGGCCCGCAGTTTCTCGCCCTTCTTCAGGATCTCGGAAGGGTGCTTCACCCGCTTGGTCCAGCTTAGGTTGCTGACGTGAACCAGGCCGTCAATGCCGTCTTCAATCTCGATGAAAGCGCCAAAGTCGGTCAGGTTTCTCACCCGGCCCTCGACAATCGTGCCGGCAGGATACCGTCCCGACAGATTCTCCCAGGGGTTCTCGAGCAACTGTTTCATGCCCAGCGAGATTCGACGGTCGGTTGAATTGACACTGATGACAACGGTTTCGACCTCATCGCCCGGCTTGACTAATTTCGACGGATGCTTCATCCGCTTGGACCAGGTCATCTCGGAGACGTGGACCAGGCCTTCAATCCCCTGCTCCAATTCGATGAACGATCCATAGTCGGTAACGCTCAGTACCCGTCCGCGAACTCGAGCCCCGACGGGGTACCGCTCGACGGCGTCCAGCCACGGATCCGGTGTCAGCTGCTTGAAGCCCAGTGAAACCCGCTGCTTGTCCTTGTCGAACTTGAGCACCTTGACCTGGATCTCATCGCCGACGTTGACTAGATCCCGTGGATGCGTCAAACGTCCCCAGGACATGTCGGTGATGTGCAGCAATCCGTCAATCCCGCCCAGATCGACAAAAGCGCCGTAATCAGTCAGATTTTTCACCGTGCCGGTGAGAATGGTGCCCTCTTCAAGGTGCTCCAGCGTCTCATTCCGCTTGGCGGTCTGCTTCTCCTCAAGAATTTCCTTGCGGGAGACAACCACATTGCCACGCTTTTTGTTCAGCTTGATGACCCGGACTTCAATCGGCTGACCGATGTATGTATCCAGGTTGCGAACCGGCCGAACCTCGAGTTGCGAACCAGGCAGAAATGCCTTGATCCCGATATCGACGGTCAGTCCGCCCTTAACCCGGCCGAGAACGATGCCTGTGACCGGCGTCTTGTCCGTCGCCGCCTTTTCGATGACGTCCCAGACCCTATGCCGCTGCGCCTTTTCGTAGCTCAGCAGGTATCCGCCCTCTTGCTCCTCGCGCTCGACAACGACTTCAACGGTGTCGCCGGGCTTTAGCTTAGGCTGGCCGGTATGGTCAATGACCTGCTCGATCGGGATCAGTCCTTCGGACTTCAATCCGACATCAACGACCACGTGCTTGTCGGTCAGCTTGATAACTGTACCGGTCACGATATTGTCGTCAAAGGCCAAGGTGGCAGCCTCAGCGGCCTGCTCACGGTCGAATGACTCTAGAGCAGCGGCGAAATCCTCCATCGACATGTCCGAATCAGAATCATCGGCAGCAGACGCGGAGGAATTTTCGCTTGCGACGGCTTCTGCCGCAGGCACGGCGGTTGCGAGCGCCGGGGCTTGCACTAACCGGCTATCGGCGACAGCATGAAGCGAGTCCAAGGCCGCAATTTCTTGGGAATCGGCTTCGGGGTTGGGGGCGAATTCGTGGGACGGCTCTGCTTGCTCCGTCGCTGCATCAAGGGTTAGGGTTTCCATTTCAGTGCTCAGGGGTGTGCTCTCGGTTTGTTCAGGATTTAGGACGTCTGCCATTGGGTGCCAGCTCCGGGATCGATCGGTCGGCGGTCCCGTTTTCCGCCCTGCAGATTAGCGAGCCGCTATGCTCGTTTAAGCATGGCTCAGTTCCTGCAGATTTACTTCGCGTATCGTTGTGAATTTTTTGCAACAATCGCAAGAGCGCCGGGACTACTGCCGAATTTTTGTCGCTGACGGATCGGACGTTCAAGAGGGGGGAAGGAGTGAGTGGCCAGGGTTAAGTGGCCCGGCTCTACTTCGTCTCCGATCGGGAGCATCCGGCAGGCAGGGAACAAGATTGCGGCGTTTGCAGGTCACGCAAAAAATCCCGAACGCAGACCTACTCAGTAACTATAGCAATCGGGCCGAATGAGTGTCAATGCAGGTACCCACAAAGAGCCGCAAAGCCAGCCGATTCGCGGCTCCTAGCGTTTGAACCATCCTACGGCCAAACATAACGGTCTGGGCATCGTATAAGTTTGATCGTTGTCGAGAAGGTAATCCAAAGAGGTTGCTAGAATGAATCGCCGTCACTTTTCGTCTATCCTGGGCGCGCTTGGGCTGCTCCCAATTCGGTCCATACTGGCGGAAGGCGGGTCAGCCGGGAAAAGGCCATCCTCTCCTGAACAACTTCATCTCACCCGTAACGGCTGGATGCCCAACAACGACAGACTTCCTGTGCTGCTTTATCGATCTGCCTTCCGCATTTCGTCCGGAAAGGATGCCGCTGCGTTCTTCGAGCAGATTTTCACCAAGAATGGATGGCCGCCACAATGGCGGAACGGTGTCTACGACTTTCATCACTACCACTCTACCGCTCACGAAGTGCTCGGCTTCGTCGCAGGCCACGCTCAGTTGATGCTGGGAGGAGAAAATGGCCTTGAGATCTCGGTAGAGGCAGGCGATGTAGCTGTGCTGCCCACCGGAACCGGTCACTGCAAAATCAGCGCCAGCCCGGATTTCCTGGTGGTTGGAGCTTACCCGCCCGATCAGTCGTGGGACATCTGCCGAGCTGCTCCATCGGCAATCGCCGTCGATCGAATGAGCCGTCTCCCGTTTCCAAACTCCGATCCGGTCGAGGGCGCGCGTGGCCCTTTAATTCACCTTTGGCGGAGCGTGTAGCCACCCTCAATCTCGCCTATACTCACGCATATGGATCATCTCTGGACCCCGTGGCGCTATGCCTACGTGAGCGCCGCCGACGGCGCAGAGCGGCAGGGTGTCCCGCACGAACTGGCTGCCTGGCCGGGCGATCATCATTGCGTGTTCTGCAACATGATCGCGGCAGTAGACTATGCCGAACTGCACGGAATGCCCATTGCAGAAGCGGAGCGCGCAGCTGGCATTGTGCATCGCGCCGGTCACACCTTCCTGTGTCTCAACGCGTATCCATACGCGAGCGGCCATGTGATGATTGTCCCTTATCTGCATGGGAGCTCTCTCGCTGCTCTCGACCGCCTCATCAGCCATGAAATGATGGACCTTGCGCAGCAGACGGAGCGCCTCTTCGCCGACCTTTATTCGCCGCATGGGATGAACTTCGGTCTGAACCTCGGCAAGGCGGCCGGGGCTGGCGTTGCCGGACATCTCCACCTCCACGCCTTGCCTCGCTGGGATGGCGATACCAACTTCATGACCACCACCGCGGAGACGCGAGTCCTGCCTGAGGCGCTGACCATCACCTGGGAAAGAATGCGCAAGGCATTTCTTGAACCGTCCGTTCAAAAGTGTTGATCGCCACCCTTTTGGATCCGCGACTGAATGCGCATCCAATGAATCAAAACTCTGTAGGAATATTTCGAGAGAAGTTCAGCGAGGGCAACATGCCGGGAAGAGCGACAGTTAAGTCTACAGCGAAGCCGCAATCCACACCCGCGGCCAATACTCCACCCAAAGTGAAGGCGAAATCCACTCCGGCCTCTAACCGGCCCGAAGCAGGAGCGAAAGAAGATGAGCACGCAACAAAAGTTGATGCGCCGACGGCCGTCCAACCGGTCGAGCCAGAGGACGCTTACCTTACCGGCGTAAGCCGTTCTTTGCAGCGCCGACTCTTAGGACTCAACGTGCAGGGGTCGCAAGGACAAGCCAAGCCCCACCCTGAGGCAACATCGGCCGGCTTGCACTCTACCGGATCGTTCGCCGATGAGAAGCCGGCGGCGAAGACCAAAAAGAAGTAGTTTGGCTTTGTCCCTGTTGGTCTTAGGGCCGCAATAAGCGGGAGGATTCTGACGGAGTTACGTCCCAGTCCTCTGCTCGTAGTGGGCGGGTGTCGAGTGCCAGCGATCCGATGCTCTCAAGCTCAGCGGTCTGCGCCTCGATGCCTAATTCCCTGAGTTTCCGCGCCTGCGCAAAAACTCCGCCGCGGCCTTCGACTACATTGACCAGGCTATCGAAGGCCTTCCCTGCCTTGCGGATCCCGTTACCCACTTCAACAAGATATTCGTGGGTCTTACTTAATTTTTTGTAAAGGTTCAGTCCGGCTTCTTGAATACGCACGGCGTTGTCCGTGATCTCGCTCTGCTGCCACCCGATCGCGACGGCCCGAAGCAGCGCAATCAGCGTAGTTGGAGTCGATAGGACTACATTGGCTCTGGTCCCGTATTCGATCAGGCCGGGATCGCCCTCCAGCGCGGCGCTGAAGAGGGCCTCGCTGGGCAGGAAACACACGATGAAATCGGCCGAACCGCTAAAGCGTTCGAAGTATCTCTTCTTCTGCAAGTCTTCGATATGGCGCTTGACCTGGGCCGCGTGCTGCCGAAGTTTTTCCCGGCGGCTGTCGGCGTCAGGGGCCGCGAGCGACTCGAGAAAGGCCACCCAGGGCGTCTTGGCATCGATGACGATGCAGCGTTTGTTGGGCAGGTTGATCACTACGTCCGGGCGCACCGATCTGTCGGCTTCCCCTTCGCCAGCAAGATGCACCTGCTGTTCGAAGGTGCAATGCTCCACCATGCCTGCGAACTCGATGCAGTTCTTAAGCTGCTGTTCTCCCCAGTTGCCCCGGGTATTCGGCGCCCGCAGCGCCTGGACCAGATTGCCCGTCTCTTTGCGCAGATCGCTATGGCTGCTCTGGATGCCTTCTACAAGCGTCTTGACTGCAGCGTAGGCTCCCTCTCGCTTGACTTCGAGATCCTGGGTCTCTTTCGCCAGCGCCTCGAGCGTCTTCCGCACCGGTTCGAGCAGATTTGCGATGGCCGTCTCTTTCTCTTCGAGTTTTCCCTTGGCCTCCACCTGCTGGGCGCCAAGCTGTTCCTTCGCGAGCAGCAGAAAATCCCTGCTGGTGTGGCTTAATACGTCGCTGGCGAGCCCCTTGAAGCTGGCGTGTAAGGCCTCCTGGGCGTGTGCCAACGAACCCTTTTCCGCAATCAGCCGCTCCTCCAGCTTGGCAATTTCTATCTGGGACTCACGAAATTTCTCCTGCAGCAATTTCCCGTCTTCGGCGAGTAGTGCGAGTGAAGCTTGTTGAGAGGCGATCCGCCCTCGTTGGCTCAACCAGCCCAGCACGTAACCGGCAACAATCGAAAGCAAGAAACCAAGAAGCAGGACCGGCAGGGAAACGAGCATACTCCTATCCTTCCACCGTCTTGGCATCAACGCCAGCGCAGCCGGAGGAAAACTCCGCTGGTTTGTCCCCTGGTTGGCTTTACACTACCTTTCGTGCTCAGTAGACTTGGAGTTTCGGGGTTCGCTCCTCGAGGCAGCATGGTGTCACGAGCAAGACAATCGGGTCCTGCTCCGCCGTCGAGATAAACCTCGCCAGCCGGCATCTCGTACACTTAAGGCATCCGCTTTTCGGTGATTGCAGTTCTTATAATTTGACAGGAGAAGACATGGCAGCAGCAGTGGAAGAAAAGGTTAAACAGATCATTGTCGAGCAGCTTCAGGTGGATGAAGCGGAAGTGACCCCCAGCGCGTCGTTCCAGGAAGATCTCGGCGCAGATTCGCTCGATGTCGTTGAACTAGTCATGCAGTTCGAGGAAGCCTTTGATCTCGAGATTCCCGATGAAGATGCTGAAAAAATCAAGACGGTGAAAGACGCGACTGACTACATCGAGAAGAATGCGAAGGGCGGTAAGTAGCTTTGTCAAGGAGGGTAGTTGTAACCGGTATTGGGCTGATCTGCGGAGTTGGCAACACCACCCCCGAAGTCTGGACCAATCTGCTAGCTGGCAAAAGTGGTATGGCTACAATTACTGCTTTCGACACCACCGATTTTCCGGTCACCTTCGCCGCCGAAGTAAAGAACTTTGACCCTCTCAAGTTCATAGAAAAGAAGGAATCGCGCAAAATGGGCCGGTTCATCCATTTTGCCTTAGCCGCGACCGCCGAGGCGATGGAATCATCCGCGCTGAAGGTCACACCGGAGAACGAGGAGCGGGTCGGTGTCCACATCGGCTCCGGGATCGGCGGATTCGACGTCATCGAGCGTGAGCACAGCAACATGCTGCGAGGCGGCCCCCGCAAAATTTCGCCGTTTTTCATCCCCGCCGCGATCATCAACCTCGCAGCCGGCAATGTCAGTATTCGCTATGGGGCCAAGGGGCCGAACGAGGCTACGGCCACCGCTTGCACCACCAGCGCGCATGCGATCGGGGATGCTTACCGGCTAATTCAGCGGGGAGACGCCGATGCCATGATCGCCGGGGGCGCCGAAGCAGCGATCACGCCGATGGGCGTTGGCGGGTTTGCCGCCATGCGCGCACTCTCAACCAGAAACGAGGACCCCGAGCACGCCTGCCGTCCGTTTGACAAAGACCGCGATGGCTTCGTGTGCGGTGAGGGCGCGGGCATTCTCATCCTTGAAGAGCTTGGATTCGCCCAGGCCCGAGGCGCAAAAATATTGGCCGAGGTGATCGGGTACGGGATGAGCGCCGATGCTTTTCACATCACCGGAATGCCTCCTGAAGGCGAAGGCTGTTTTCGCGCTATGCGCAACGCCATCAAGAGCGCCGGTATCGAGCCTGAACAGATCCAGTACGTTAACGCTCACGCCACCTCAACTCCATTGGGCGATGCACTCGAGACCGCCGCGTTGCGCAAGCTTTTTGGCGAACACGCCACGAGCCATAAGCTGCTCGTCAGCTCCACCAAGTCGATGACCGGCCACCTGCTGGGCGGAGCCGGAGGTCTGGAAGCAGGCATCGTCATCCAGGCACTGCTGAACCAGGTTGTGCCCCCGACCGCGAACCTGGTCGACCCTGACCCGGATTGCGATCTGAATTATGTTCCGAACAAGCCGCAGCAGGCCGAGGTCGAGATCGCGCTCTCGAACTCGTTTGGCTTTGGCGGCACAAACGGATCGCTCGTCTTTAGACGCTGGAGCGAATAAAGCACGTCTAAAGCGTTCGCGAACCGATAGAGCCCTGGCGGAGACCGATGCAGCGGTTTCGCCGGTTTGCCCGTCTTCCTCACTCGGTCATCCCTGAAACGCAGCGAAGCCGACGCTGACCATCGTAAGCAATATCCACCAGCCGACAACTGCCACTGCCGCCGATCCTCGCTTCACCTTGGCCACGATTGAAGAGCCGATGATCAAGAGAACAACCGTCCAGATGGTGAAGACATCGAGCGAACTGCCAAGCGAGAGCAGCCATTTCGGACTGTCGGTCGGCAAGTAGTAGCCGAGGTTGGTTCCCACCGGATTCTGCAACTGAAAAGACTCGCCACTGAGACCGGCATAAAGAACGATGATGCTGAGGACGGACTTGATCGACCCCGGCAACCCTGCATAGACGAAGACCGCAAAGATCTGACGGTATTTTGCCTGTCCGCCGAAGCCGAAGTTTAACGTCCCCAGCAGAACAGCACTTGCCAATACCCAATAGAAGAGGACGAAGACAGGAAACGCATACGAAATGTATCGATAGCTTGCCACCATTCTGCTGCGGACAACGGGGCGCTGCTCGACTGGGGCGTTGTTAATCTGGTCGGCTTGCGATGTGTTGGTCTTCAAGGCGTTTTCGAGCACCTGGTCCCAACCCACCCGCTTTTCGACGGCAAAGACGAAACCGTAACCGATGACAAGCATGATCAGGAATGGAAACCACCAACTCTGGTCCCTCAAGATGTCCGTAAAGGTCTTAGTGGGAGCGATGAAGGTATCGATAACCCTGTCTCCCTGGCTGAGGGGACGAGTGCTTAATCCTTCCCCTGCAGCTGCGGTTGCTGGAGTGCCGATTTCAGTCATAAGTCTCCTGGGAATCAGTCGCACAAACGGATTTGCTTCGCTCGACGCATGTGGTCATGGCGGCCGCCGCATCTTTGGCGCGATTGTACCCCGGAACCGGCCTGGCAAATCGGAATTCTTTTCGTGTCTATGAAGCTGAGGCAACCATCATGTCCAGGCGTCGTGCCTCAGGGTTGACAGCCTGACAGCCGCTGCACCCTCTCGCCTGCCGCCTCGAGCCTCGTCCGTTGTCAACTCGCAATATCGTTTGTTTCCAGTTGAGAGGTTGTGCTTGGCTACGGTTCATTCGATTTGCCAAGTCACTGTTCATTGGCGCTCAACTTGTTCATTGGCGCTCAACCTTGATCGAAGACAAACATCAGATTCCAGTTCCGGCCGAGTGAGCATCGGCTCGCTAGGCGCGTTACCATTGGAAAGGAGATGAGTCGGAAGGAAATGAGCGGGAAGGAATGAGTGGGAAGCAAGTAAGTCATCCGCAGCAACTTGTATCTTCGAAGCGCCCGCGAGCCGTCGTTTGCCTTTCAGGAGGCATGGACTCAGCCGTCTGCGCAGCTCTTGCCGCCCGTGAATCTGAGGCTTTTGGCCTTCACTTCAGCTACGGTCAACGCACGGAGCGGCGGGAGCTTGAGAGTGCCCGGAATGTCGCGAAGTCTCTGGGCTTTGCCGAATTTCTACCCCTGAAGATCGACATTTTCCGGCAGATCGGCGGATCCGCCCTCACTGACTCTTCGATCGATGTGCCGGCTGCCCCGGAGGCGGAACCGATCGGGGAATCCATTCCGGTGACCTATGTGCCATTCCGGAACGCTCATTTTCTATCCGCGGCAGTCAGTTGGGCTGAGGTGCTGGGCGCAAAAAAGGTCTTCATCGGGGCGGTCGAGCAGGATAGCTCCGGCTATCCCGATTGCCGGCCAGCGTACTATGAGGCGTTCCAGCAACTGATTCGCACCGGAACTCGCGACGCGGACATCGAAGTGCTCACGCCACTCATCCATATGCGGAAGAGTGAGATCGTTCTGCTTGGCCTTGAATTGTCCGCGCCGCTCCATTTAACGTGGTCATGCTATTCAGGCGAAGAAGAAGCCTGTGGCGTATGCGATAGCTGTGCGTTGCGATTACGAGGATTCGCACAGGCAGGGGTCGAAGACCAGATTCCCTACCGCGGCCGCCGAATGGCTGGAGCGTTTTCGCAATCGGTGTAGGTCGAAGAAACCCGCTGACCTTTTCCTGAAGAAAGGGCCAGTTTGGCTTTCGCAAGAAGCCACAGATTTGTGAACGTGCTTTAGCGAGCCGATGCTAGGCTGCCCGAGCTGACTAAAAAGATTCGAAGGAGAAAAAAATGCGCAGATTTAAATTGTCACTGGTAGCCGCCCTGTTGGCTCCCCTGCTTGTCGCAGTTCCAGCCTTTGTCAAGCAAGCGGCCGCCCAAGCCGCGGCCCCGGCGGCAACCGGCAGTATTCACGGTCACGCTCAGGATCCGGTTGGCATCGCGATGCCCGACGGCATTATTACCCTCTCTACGGACGGCGGCAAGACCGCCAAATACACCTTCAATACCGATCCGAATGGCGACTACAAGGGGACGGGAATCGCTCCCGGCACCTACACGGTCTCGCTTAGAAAGCCGGACACGGCGCCCGACAAAGTCGTTGATCAGTTTCCCGAAGTGAAGATCGCCGCTGGCGCCGATACGCTGCAGGACTTCGACCTCACGCGCGCCGACTATGTAGCCAAGATGACGCCGGAGCAGAGAAAGCAAGCTGAGGATCTGCGGGCAAAGAATGCCGCTGCACTCAAGGAAAATTCGGTCATTAAAAACCTGAATGCGAACCTGGTGAAGGCCCGCGACGATAACAAGAACAAGAACTATGCCGAGGCCGAATCCCTGATGACCCAGGCCACCCAGGCCAAGCCCGATGCCGCGGTATTGTGGCTCGAGTTGGGAATGGCGCAATCCGGGCTCAAGAAGTACGACGATGCTGCAACTTCGCTCAAGAAGGCGATTGACATAGATGCCGCCTCCAAGAAACCGAATCCGGAGATACAGGGAGCGGCCGGCAACGCCCTAGGCGAAGTCCTTGCCAATCAGAAAAAGGTGGATGACGCCCAGGCTGCCTATGAAGCCGCAGCCAAGATCAACCCGACGCAAGCCGGCATGTATTACCAGAATGAGACGATCGTGATGTCCCGCACCGGCAACGTCGAAGCGACGGTAACCGCCGCGGAC includes these proteins:
- the rmuC gene encoding DNA recombination protein RmuC, translated to MLVSLPVLLLGFLLSIVAGYVLGWLSQRGRIASQQASLALLAEDGKLLQEKFRESQIEIAKLEERLIAEKGSLAHAQEALHASFKGLASDVLSHTSRDFLLLAKEQLGAQQVEAKGKLEEKETAIANLLEPVRKTLEALAKETQDLEVKREGAYAAVKTLVEGIQSSHSDLRKETGNLVQALRAPNTRGNWGEQQLKNCIEFAGMVEHCTFEQQVHLAGEGEADRSVRPDVVINLPNKRCIVIDAKTPWVAFLESLAAPDADSRREKLRQHAAQVKRHIEDLQKKRYFERFSGSADFIVCFLPSEALFSAALEGDPGLIEYGTRANVVLSTPTTLIALLRAVAIGWQQSEITDNAVRIQEAGLNLYKKLSKTHEYLVEVGNGIRKAGKAFDSLVNVVEGRGGVFAQARKLRELGIEAQTAELESIGSLALDTRPLRAEDWDVTPSESSRLLRP
- a CDS encoding acyl carrier protein; this encodes MAAAVEEKVKQIIVEQLQVDEAEVTPSASFQEDLGADSLDVVELVMQFEEAFDLEIPDEDAEKIKTVKDATDYIEKNAKGGK
- the fabF gene encoding beta-ketoacyl-ACP synthase II, coding for MSRRVVVTGIGLICGVGNTTPEVWTNLLAGKSGMATITAFDTTDFPVTFAAEVKNFDPLKFIEKKESRKMGRFIHFALAATAEAMESSALKVTPENEERVGVHIGSGIGGFDVIEREHSNMLRGGPRKISPFFIPAAIINLAAGNVSIRYGAKGPNEATATACTTSAHAIGDAYRLIQRGDADAMIAGGAEAAITPMGVGGFAAMRALSTRNEDPEHACRPFDKDRDGFVCGEGAGILILEELGFAQARGAKILAEVIGYGMSADAFHITGMPPEGEGCFRAMRNAIKSAGIEPEQIQYVNAHATSTPLGDALETAALRKLFGEHATSHKLLVSSTKSMTGHLLGGAGGLEAGIVIQALLNQVVPPTANLVDPDPDCDLNYVPNKPQQAEVEIALSNSFGFGGTNGSLVFRRWSE
- a CDS encoding YIP1 family protein, whose amino-acid sequence is MTEIGTPATAAAGEGLSTRPLSQGDRVIDTFIAPTKTFTDILRDQSWWFPFLIMLVIGYGFVFAVEKRVGWDQVLENALKTNTSQADQINNAPVEQRPVVRSRMVASYRYISYAFPVFVLFYWVLASAVLLGTLNFGFGGQAKYRQIFAVFVYAGLPGSIKSVLSIIVLYAGLSGESFQLQNPVGTNLGYYLPTDSPKWLLSLGSSLDVFTIWTVVLLIIGSSIVAKVKRGSAAVAVVGWWILLTMVSVGFAAFQG
- the queC gene encoding 7-cyano-7-deazaguanine synthase QueC translates to MSGKQVSHPQQLVSSKRPRAVVCLSGGMDSAVCAALAARESEAFGLHFSYGQRTERRELESARNVAKSLGFAEFLPLKIDIFRQIGGSALTDSSIDVPAAPEAEPIGESIPVTYVPFRNAHFLSAAVSWAEVLGAKKVFIGAVEQDSSGYPDCRPAYYEAFQQLIRTGTRDADIEVLTPLIHMRKSEIVLLGLELSAPLHLTWSCYSGEEEACGVCDSCALRLRGFAQAGVEDQIPYRGRRMAGAFSQSV
- a CDS encoding tetratricopeptide repeat protein produces the protein MRRFKLSLVAALLAPLLVAVPAFVKQAAAQAAAPAATGSIHGHAQDPVGIAMPDGIITLSTDGGKTAKYTFNTDPNGDYKGTGIAPGTYTVSLRKPDTAPDKVVDQFPEVKIAAGADTLQDFDLTRADYVAKMTPEQRKQAEDLRAKNAAALKENSVIKNLNANLVKARDDNKNKNYAEAESLMTQATQAKPDAAVLWLELGMAQSGLKKYDDAATSLKKAIDIDAASKKPNPEIQGAAGNALGEVLANQKKVDDAQAAYEAAAKINPTQAGMYYQNETIVMSRTGNVEATVTAADKAIAADPTKPIPYYLKGQALINKATVDPKTQKIVAPPGCAEAYQKYLELAPDGQFANDAKSVLGEMGQTVKSSYKAKK